One Bdellovibrio bacteriovorus str. Tiberius DNA segment encodes these proteins:
- a CDS encoding adenylate cyclase — MSAKNKRSKSVVLLIVGVFWLAYIISSSIQFYFNVRDLTEKEILRRQSQMQFVQESFTPLVITENFALLKDRLENARKIHLIDFYILQNGTEVVTWYNNFNNLEGINVDYQVFNQLLQNDLLAFRTVKLMDYRFTTGVFQDRTEIMKQNIWLMKGMILQELIIVTLMVGLVVYLFLKDIINLTQILANRDRSKLANLKSLSKEGQTLLTATQSYESTKKYLEYENRYYSDSLTPAILHEMKSGQKAPYAFQSTMIRVDLNGYTQIFLDKKDEYVTEIMNTYFIKARELIERYNGLIYQYVGDEIVFHIKEDKQNSQALALACLRSVFEAAQQIEASLPEGADHYFKVKGSFVLGKIRFVNQDSGFALSGLPLIESARLLSQVDDKASSSVTFYAEAADSVEGLCTVSDTKETLLKGFSKPSTLFRAKNFTTVTEALQKDVSLLTYFRSDEDLCAAYEFLSAEIESGKDQSFFTAFGILKTYKVRMSGDMQAEAFTSFLRTIQNANKTGKANDKVLSAAISLASNFVPSYLVKESLLEVLSSCLEHADPRVQANTIIVLGDLAEDIAFLRRFVYSKNNRVSADALLVSGKRNIDKELAEKLKEYLDSKNPLFQASGRFVVRSLGEHYKNTDPIFFETNPMLKDLLRKIS; from the coding sequence TTGTCCGCCAAAAATAAACGCAGCAAATCTGTGGTCCTTTTGATTGTCGGTGTCTTCTGGCTGGCCTATATTATTTCAAGCTCCATTCAGTTTTACTTCAACGTTCGTGATCTGACAGAAAAAGAAATCTTGCGCCGACAAAGCCAAATGCAATTCGTACAGGAGTCCTTCACTCCATTGGTGATTACTGAAAATTTCGCATTGCTGAAAGATCGACTAGAGAACGCCCGCAAGATTCATCTGATTGACTTCTACATCCTTCAGAACGGCACTGAAGTAGTGACCTGGTATAACAACTTCAATAATCTTGAGGGAATCAACGTTGACTATCAGGTCTTTAATCAGCTTCTACAAAATGACCTCCTGGCATTCCGCACAGTCAAATTGATGGACTATCGGTTTACGACCGGCGTCTTTCAGGACCGCACCGAAATCATGAAACAAAACATCTGGTTAATGAAGGGCATGATCCTGCAAGAACTTATCATTGTGACCTTGATGGTTGGCTTAGTCGTCTACCTGTTCTTAAAAGACATCATCAACCTGACCCAGATTCTGGCAAACCGCGACCGATCGAAGCTTGCAAACCTCAAGTCACTTTCCAAAGAGGGTCAAACACTTCTCACGGCCACCCAAAGCTATGAAAGCACCAAAAAGTACTTGGAGTACGAGAATCGCTACTACTCAGATTCCCTGACCCCGGCGATCCTGCACGAAATGAAGTCCGGCCAGAAAGCTCCCTATGCTTTCCAAAGCACCATGATCCGCGTGGATCTGAACGGATACACGCAGATCTTCCTGGATAAGAAGGACGAATACGTCACCGAGATCATGAACACCTACTTCATCAAAGCCCGCGAACTGATCGAACGCTATAACGGTTTGATCTATCAGTACGTGGGGGATGAAATCGTTTTTCATATCAAAGAAGACAAACAGAATTCCCAAGCCCTGGCGCTGGCGTGCCTGCGCAGTGTCTTTGAAGCCGCTCAGCAGATTGAGGCGAGCCTTCCCGAAGGGGCCGATCACTATTTCAAAGTGAAAGGCAGTTTTGTTCTGGGTAAGATTCGTTTTGTGAATCAGGATTCTGGCTTTGCCCTGAGCGGTCTGCCGCTAATTGAATCCGCACGTCTTCTAAGCCAGGTGGATGACAAAGCTTCAAGTTCGGTCACATTCTATGCGGAAGCCGCCGATTCGGTGGAGGGTCTTTGCACCGTCTCTGACACCAAAGAAACCTTGCTGAAAGGCTTCTCCAAGCCTTCGACTTTGTTCCGCGCAAAAAACTTCACCACGGTGACTGAAGCTTTGCAGAAAGACGTGAGCCTTCTGACTTACTTCCGCAGTGATGAAGACCTGTGCGCCGCATATGAATTTTTAAGTGCTGAAATTGAATCTGGAAAAGATCAGTCTTTCTTCACGGCCTTTGGTATCTTGAAAACCTACAAGGTGCGAATGAGCGGGGATATGCAGGCCGAAGCCTTCACAAGCTTCCTGCGAACCATTCAAAACGCCAACAAAACCGGGAAAGCTAACGACAAAGTTCTTTCTGCCGCTATCTCGCTAGCATCGAACTTCGTGCCTTCTTATCTGGTGAAAGAATCCCTGCTGGAAGTTCTAAGCTCTTGTCTAGAACATGCGGACCCGCGCGTTCAGGCCAATACCATCATCGTATTGGGTGACCTTGCGGAAGACATCGCTTTCTTAAGACGGTTTGTATATTCCAAGAACAACCGAGTTTCTGCGGATGCTTTGTTAGTCAGTGGTAAACGTAATATTGACAAGGAACTTGCCGAGAAGCTGAAGGAATATCTGGATTCCA